In Streptobacillus felis, the following proteins share a genomic window:
- a CDS encoding plasmid recombination protein, producing MQFNSIQRIDKFNSSKNKLNIKKILNEHHRELQKYKNDVNLNLSNLNYTFKNFNENEYNKILENSEKISNNSKDVSFFYLSIVPNEFEHITGVNVSYLLTREEWKNLYQAQFDIIKKFIPNTMIMSSVLHMDENTPHMQLMVLHREEKMIEEKTENQEIDMLKINNAMKKQFSRLNQKNENLEPKSQEYKKALEKFKKENLERYIEKEKKRKAKKMEENEKKYSYTPSKNFFTQDNSFEKLNEIIFKELKENSILNKLQKNMAKLSEEMAEFVPRRDETIESKAKDIKTLKKEFKQELEALKYKLQMGTISEKEENKLINIAIKEKMIEEKKNISLDQYLENEKKYSNTDHLKAIRVDRKEILDNLLNENKDLRKERLELKKEISKQVDFLNDIEPVEKNLEIIEKLRKLPKKTLGVTTIDTKELENGLNLLSKENLNELAYKKALKLKESENKALNDEIDYLKLENKNLSKEFSKNRFIMNYLEKTFPKFKDVIKTINSIVKEYSPWNKEQYEKEINKFLNIENQENEKKKSL from the coding sequence ATGCAATTTAACTCAATACAAAGAATCGATAAATTTAACTCTTCTAAGAACAAATTAAATATAAAAAAAATTCTAAATGAACATCATAGAGAATTACAAAAATATAAAAATGATGTGAACCTAAATTTATCAAATTTGAATTACACTTTCAAAAATTTTAATGAAAATGAGTACAATAAAATTTTAGAAAATAGCGAAAAAATTTCAAATAATTCAAAGGATGTTTCTTTTTTTTATCTCTCTATAGTTCCAAATGAATTTGAACATATAACAGGGGTTAATGTTTCATATTTGTTAACTAGAGAAGAATGGAAAAATTTGTATCAAGCTCAATTTGATATAATAAAAAAATTTATTCCTAATACAATGATAATGTCTTCAGTTCTTCATATGGACGAAAATACGCCACATATGCAACTGATGGTGCTGCATAGAGAAGAAAAAATGATTGAAGAAAAAACTGAAAATCAAGAAATTGACATGTTAAAAATAAACAATGCTATGAAAAAACAATTTTCTAGACTTAATCAAAAAAATGAAAATCTAGAACCAAAAAGTCAAGAATATAAAAAGGCTTTAGAAAAATTCAAAAAAGAAAATTTAGAAAGATATATTGAAAAAGAAAAGAAGAGAAAAGCCAAAAAAATGGAAGAAAATGAAAAAAAATATTCATATACTCCTTCAAAAAATTTCTTTACTCAAGATAATTCTTTTGAAAAATTAAACGAAATTATATTCAAAGAATTAAAAGAAAATTCTATCTTGAATAAATTACAAAAGAATATGGCAAAATTAAGTGAAGAAATGGCCGAATTTGTTCCAAGAAGAGATGAGACGATAGAAAGTAAGGCTAAGGACATAAAAACGCTTAAAAAAGAATTTAAACAAGAATTAGAAGCTTTAAAATATAAATTACAAATGGGAACTATAAGCGAGAAAGAAGAAAACAAATTAATAAACATAGCTATAAAAGAAAAAATGATTGAAGAAAAGAAAAATATATCTCTAGATCAATATCTAGAGAATGAAAAAAAATATTCAAATACTGATCATTTAAAAGCTATTAGAGTAGATAGAAAAGAAATATTAGATAATTTATTAAATGAAAATAAAGATTTAAGAAAAGAACGGTTAGAACTAAAAAAAGAAATATCTAAACAAGTTGATTTTTTAAACGATATAGAACCAGTAGAAAAAAATTTAGAAATAATAGAAAAACTAAGAAAATTACCTAAAAAGACTTTAGGAGTTACTACAATTGATACTAAAGAGCTTGAAAATGGCTTAAATTTGCTTTCTAAAGAGAATTTAAACGAATTAGCATATAAGAAAGCCTTAAAGCTAAAAGAAAGCGAAAATAAGGCTCTAAATGACGAAATAGACTATTTGAAATTAGAAAACAAAAACCTAAGTAAAGAATTTTCTAAAAATAGATTTATTATGAATTATTTAGAAAAAACATTT